Proteins encoded by one window of Salvia splendens isolate huo1 chromosome 14, SspV2, whole genome shotgun sequence:
- the LOC121764661 gene encoding WD repeat-containing protein 44-like has translation MQCASMARRRKLTMNWEGLGDDDEDDRFFESRERISCAVPSDLASDIDEFEDSRMSFTSTISSASSVENSYDARANPSFMLASYDMWTSEPGDIRERRKRLLQGMGLASNKDMLRMASTKTTRAKVDPCTPRAVDSASPAPSTSSQPSTIMFGRSRSDSDIDALSVRTRQRREELVGSVSKQRLIRTSSAPSIGLCQYSSAVRIPPGDRSSQRNKHKFDTVFLIKNLDTGKEFVVKEYNEEGMWNKLRDVETGKQLTIEEFEKAVGQSRVVNELMRRQNKGHGHDARKLNHNKLFTKSFRNSKRKGAALLKNIKVAASSKNLKEHEQQQQQPCSEENKAASQWVKTRQHGKSYREFTALHVSQEIQAHEGSIWVLRFSKNARFLATAGEDKLIHVWEVQDCEIMSNSATPVHPMTRSTASDRPQLADITPMPSKKKSIINRKKANSMPDYVNLPETVFSLSEKPICTFQGHQDDVLDLSWSTSQLLLSSSMDKTVRLWDLETRSCLKTFAHNDYVTCIQFNPVDDDYFISGSLDAKVRIWNVPDRQVVDWSDSREMVTAASYTPDGQGAVIGSQEGICRFYSIDDYKLEHTMDIQMKTKSQAKKLPGFHPQAPAKKITGFQYAPWNQSEVLITSTDSRIRMYNGEEMIQKFRGSRNTCSQSVASFSPDGRHVISASEDNQVYIWKVGECKNPSGGKKSKLTVKAYEHFHCKDVTVAVAWSGVNTTNEPPSVEIHSKRHSKDKIVGTSKRRNLPPLPKKSEGEDDDHSPPIDPGIGVINTSRSLSASVSTHESPPTCSALGSQRSQSLSSHTFCHIGGQTVQATAWGMVIVTASLEGEIRVYQNFGLPRKVRSL, from the exons ATGCAATGTGCATCAATGGCGCGTCGAAGGAAACTCACCATGAATTGGGAAGGCCTCGGAGACGACGACGAAGACGACCGTTTCTTCGAGTCCCGGGAACGAATATCATGTGCCGTTCCTTCAGATTTGGCTTCTGACATTGACGAGTTTGAGGACAGCCGAATGTCGTTCACTTCGACTATTTCCTCGGCCTCCTCAGTCGAAAACAGCTATGACGCGAGGGCGAATCCTTCGTTCATGTTGGCTAGCTATGACATGTGGACGTCCGAGCCAGGCGATATCCGGGAACGGAGGAAGCGCCTCCTACAAGGCATGGGCCTCGCCAGCAACAAAGACATGCTCCGGATGGCTAGCACCAAGACTACACGTGCCAAAGTCGATCCTTGTACACCGAGAGCAGTTGATTCTGCTTCTCCTGCTCCTTCAACATCTTCGCAACCCAGCACAATTATGTTCGGAAGATCTAGGTCGGACAGTGACATAGATGCTTTGTCTGTAAGAACAAGACAGAGGAGAGAAGAGTTAGTTGGCAGTGTATCAAAGCAAAGACTCATCAGGACATCATCAGCGCCAAGCATAGGCTTGTGTCAATACTCTAGTGCTGTTAGGATACCACCGGGAGACAGATCATCACAACGGAACAAGCACAAATTCGATACCGTCTTCCTGATAAAGAATCTGGACACCGGGAAGGAGTTCGTTGTGAAAGAGTACAACGAAGAGGGGATGTGGAATAAGCTGAGAGATGTTGAGACGGGGAAGCAGCTAACGATAGAGGAGTTCGAGAAGGCTGTTGGGCAGTCGCGGGTCGTGAATGAGCTGATGAGGCGGCAGAACAAGGGACACGGCCACGACGCTAGGAAACTCAACCACAACAAGCTTTTCACAAAAAGTTTCAGAAACAGCAAGAGAAAGGGAGCTGCATTGCTTAAAAATATAAAGGTTGCAGCAAGTTCAAAAAACCTCAAAGAACatgagcagcagcagcagcagccttGTTCGGAAGAGAACAAGGCAGCCTCTCAATGGGTGAAAACTCGCCAACACGGCAAGTCCTACAGAGAATTCACAGCGCTGCATGTCTCTCAAGAAATACAAGCACATGAGGGCTCAATATGGGTCCTCAGATTCAGTAAAAATGCTCGCTTCCTAGCAACTGCAGGAGAAGATAAGCTAATACATGTTTGGGAAGTGCAGGATTGTGAAATTATGTCGAATTCAGCCACGCCCGTTCATCCAATGACTAGATCAACTGCCTCAGACCGCCCTCAACTTGCAGATATTACGCCCATGCCGTCCAAGAAGAAGAGTATAATTAATAGGAAAAAAGCAAACTCAATGCCCGACTACGTCAATTTGCCAGAGACTGTATTTTCCCTTTCTGAAAAACCAATCTGCACATTCCAAGGTCACCAAGATGATGTATTGGACCTATCATGGTCTACATCTCAG CTATTGCTTTCATCATCTATGGACAAGACTGTGAGGCTGTGGGATCTGGAAACAAGGAGCTGTTTGAAGACATTTGCACACAATGACTATG TAACTTGCATACAGTTCAATCCAGTAGATGACGACTACTTCATAAGCGGTTCTCTAGATGCAAAGGTTCGGATCTGGAACGTACCTGACCGCCAGGTTGTAGACTGGTCAGATTCTCGCGAAATGGTCACTGCTGCCAGCTACACTCCCGATGGCCAG GGTGCTGTCATTGGTTCTCAAGAAGGGATATGTCGATTTTATAGTATTGATG ACTACAAATTGGAACATACCATGGATATCCAGATGAAGACAAAGTCTCAAGCCAAAAAACTCCCTGGCTTTCATCCTCAAGCCCCAGCCAAAAAGATCACTGGTTTTCAG TATGCCCCTTGGAATCAATCTGAAGTGCTCATTACATCTACTGATTCTCGAATTCGAATGTACAACGGAGAGGAAATGATCCAGAAATTCAGAG GGTCTCGTAACACTTGTAGCCAGAGCGTGGCTAGTTTCAGTCCAGACGGAAGGCACGTCATCAGTGCTAGCGAAGACAATCAGGTTTATATATGGAAGGTAGGAGAGTGCAAAAATCCAAGTGGTGGAAAGAAGAGTAAACTTACTGTGAAAGCATACGAGCACTTCCATTGTAAAGATGTAACGGTCGCAGTTGCATGGTCCGGGGTGAACACGACGAATGAACCACCATCGGTAGAAATACATTCCAAGAGGCATTCAAAAGACAAGATAGTTGGGACAAGTAAAAGAAGGAATTTGCCCCCACTACCCAAGAAAAGTGAGGGTGAAGATGATGATCATTCTCCACCCATAGATCCTGGAATTGGAGTTATCAACACATCAAGATCTCTGTCTGCATCAGTAAGTACTCACGAATCACCACCAACTTGTTCTGCCTTAGGTTCTCAACGATCACAATCTTTGTCATCCCACACTTTTTGTCATATTGGAGGTCAGACTGTTCAGGCCACAGCATGGGGAATGGTCATAGTCACAGCAAGTTTAGAAGGTGAGATAAGGGTCTACCAAAATTTTGGGCTGCCTCGAAAAGTACGTTCTCTTTAG